The Oryza brachyantha chromosome 6, ObraRS2, whole genome shotgun sequence region AATCTTGATAGCTTTATGCTCTCACTTGAAATCTTGCCAATGTCACTTATCAATGCTTAATCTGAAGCTCTGAACATCACTGACAGATATGCTCTCACTGTAGAATTTGGACGTGGTGCCGTCGGCACCGATTGATGACTGTTCAGATCttgtaataattttttgagacAATGCTGGATACTTTTATTAGTATTTCATGTTTTATGCCCACTTGTAATACTGCCAAGATGAAATTAGTCACTCCGACCAACTTGTTGTTCTAATGGTTAGTTATTAGTAACATTTTGATGTTTTGAGCTGGAGGTGCCAAAGGTTTTCATCGTGTAAATTCATGAATGTTAGACATATGGTTTAATTGGATGATTTGTTCCTTGTATAAACCGAACACAACAGCTCCAGAGAGAGGAATAAGGAAGCAAGGAATTCATCCCCCACAGAGATCGGGTGACAGGAGAGGGATTCAACCAACAACCAAAAAAGGCCACAGTGAGTTGCTCAGCGGAAGACCAAGCCAGTTCCAGCGGTTTACTTCACGATTGGGAAACGACCATGAGCATATGCGCTGCCGCATTTCCAAATACCTCCCGTTCCAAGCGTTGCAAACTCTCTGCAATGCTAGCCCCCCTGCATCACACTGCTACATGATCGATGGCTGAAAAATTTCAGATGCCATTTCAGAAGAAGTTCAGCATAGTGAAATGTTAAAATTAGGGGGTGTTCATGTCTCTCACGTTCCTTATAACCTAGTAGCTGGAGACACATGGTGCCTGTTTATTGTAGAGAGTTTCAAGGGCTACAGGAGAAGTCAAGATCTGAGCATGAGGGCCCCAAATTCACCGGTAGCtatgataaaagaaataattttttatcgtccttgaaaaattatacatattccgtttcatgttataagactttttatatttgtctagattaagcacgtatcaatatatatattttgtatatgtgtctagattcattagcagaTATATGAATCTACGCAagaccagaaagtcttataatatagaatggaGGGAATCctaggtatcatatttttcagtgtaaataTTTAGTAACTTAAGGTAAAATATAACTTAAGGTATtagaattttgcactaaaaattttgatatctcaaaatacttatctaatatgaaaaaaaacttaaaaatagcgTAAAATGTACGTAAATTTCTTAGACAGAGTGGATTCAAGCTTTACCATCGTTGATGCTAAATTAGGGCGGGCGGGTGATAAATATGTGAATATCCAATAATCTTTCTTTGTTAAACAAAGATTAATTATTTGTGTTGGTTAAATTCAGTAATCTTTAATGCATCACGCTGAATGCCCAAGTGACCCCAGTCTGTTTTCAACAATGGTGGAACAGAGACAGAACTCAAGAGTTGGTACTGTAACTTTCATCAGAATTAGTGGGCAGCTCAGCAGTGGAGGAATTCAGTTACACTTGAGAAACGACTTCCAAACAATGCAACTTTGCAATGCTATATATCACAAGTTCATGAGCTTACTGCATGATGGTTGCAAAAGTTACAGATGTCATTgtgaaagaagagagagaatttGATTGTTATAATTACAGCTTTTCTAACCCATCACGTTCCTCAGAATCAGCTGGCAGGTACAAATTAAAGCTTGAAACAAGAACTGTACTAGAGTTCAGAGAAAATGTATCCTGGAGATTGCGTTGGTGGAATACTTGAATATTGAAAAAATGCCTCCCTATTTAGGATGTGGATGATGTACGACAGATAGTTTCGACTGCGCACCGCCTTGGCCACGCTCTCCTGCGTCCGGAGACGTTCTAACGAGCTAGCTATGACACAGTTTTCCAGATCTACGTGGAAGAACCTGCCATGGAAAGTTGGTAACATCTGCTCTGCTCACCGCGACACCCGGTCGCTGGTTCACTGCGCTGGCAGTGCCTCGGAGCCGTCTCCAGTTGCTCCCTCACACGAGGTATCATTCCCCATCGGCGCTTGCCTTGCTGCATTTCCAGATGCCTCCCGTTGCCACTCCTAGGCCTTGCAGTATCTAGATTGAGGGGTTCATCATCTCCTCACGCCCCTTAATATCAACTCCTGACAGTGGCGGATGCAGGATTTGGATTAGGACGCTCATCGTTTTCTCCTTCGGTTAGCCCCCTTCTTCTTATGTGTCCCCCTTTTTCTCTCGTCTTATTTTTCTCCGAAACTCTAATGTGGATCCAGCATATATAGGGCTGGAACCTCCACGGTGGATCCGTTCCTACTCCTAGATGACTTGCTACTATTATAGTATACTACTACGTTTAcattatattgtttatttaatgttattgattttttaagtctatgtttgatcattcgtcttattacaaaatacataattattatctCTATGatgtgatttaatttattactaaagacacttaaatatgacttatacttttacatatttaaaaagaaaaataataatatcaaCCGTTACATGTACCTTGAAAAAATTAACGACGTTAATTAAAAATCCGAGCGAGTACACGAAACAGGAGACCACATGCATGCTGATGGTCATGGTGCCTTGCTATTGCCGATGATGGTGACACGCTGCATGAGGAGCTTCGTCGACAGCAtgtccaagaaaaaaaagattatgcATATTTATCTGAATTACTATTCTAACCCTACACCAAATTCCTTAATTAATATCTGGCCCACGCTTTTAAATGTCGTTTCACCTATAGGGCTATACCTTTTATCCTAGTGCACTACATATATCTCATCTTCCCTTCCTACCCTCCAATGACTTCACTTATTGGAGATCTTGAAGGGTATATCCACCAAAATACATGCACAATGTGCTTTCTTCAAATATACCTGTATTATCCAACAAAAGGCATATACAAAAACtagccatatatatacatttatgtaATCTTGTGCATTTGATTGGTTTTTAATTAGGAAAATTACAAGactatcattataattttgctaaattgaAGATATATCATCCTGGTCCACATGTTTAACTTATGTGTGTCCTACATGTCAGTGAGATAGTAATGATATATCttcaattttacaaaattataatgatatggtagtaaattttcctttttagcTTGTTTTCTACATGTTTAATATAATGAGCATGGCCAATGTGTGTTCTTCATGTTGGACTTGGAGCGAGTCAATCTCAAGAATGTGGCGTCTGCTCATGAGCCAACAAACAACTGTGGAAGTGTTCAAGGTCATGGTGCGAATGGCACGCACGACAAAAGGTGGACTCAATGGACACACCCATGCCTTCTTGATGTATAAATAGGAGggcaagaaaacaagaaatgatatgggaattttttttagtataaGTTATGATGTTCTTGCTTCCATTAATCCAAGCTGCAAGATGCAGCCAAAGACTAGAATGAGGTAAGAACATGATAGTTTTGCATTTCTGAACGATAAACACCAGGAACAGGCTTTATTGGAGGCAAGCACTGCCCCAAAATCTTGCAAAAAGTACAGAGAGCTTAGACAAAGTACACAGCCATGACAAGCATGGCTGCCAAATGATAAACTACagcaaatttatcaaattcaaATGCAGCTGGCGGCTTCAGCTGCCACCATCCTCGGCTACTCGCGCTTACTTGGATGTGCTCTCTCCATCGACTGCCAATGGGACAGCACTGGCCTGAATTCGACAAAGAAGTAGCAACAGAAAGTcagatatatatgtctagtacAGAATTGCTGAAATGAATAAGCTCTTGAACAGCAAGAGTAACTTACCAGGCTGCGGTATTTCAGAGCATAGAACATCTCAATGTAACGGCGAGTCTCGCGCCTCTCTAGGTTGCTTACGTACTTCCAGAATCCGTACACACCAGTCAGGGTCATCAGCCTCTCGGAGTACAGCTTCCAGGTGTACCTGAGAAGTCCAGATTTATATGATCAATATTGGTTGGACACAGTTTCTGCAGTATATTTCgattcaaaaatatatggtaTCCGCAGATCACGGAATACGTACTTCTCATAAATCCTCTGCAGACCACCCTGCGAAATCTTGTCCCAATAGGTTGCATCCTGCTTGCATTTCTCAAAGAAGTTGACCAAGATGTCTGCAGCCTTGTCGCTGTGGTAAGGGTCAATGTGCAGACCAGACACCCCATCGACAATAATCTCAGCAGGACCACCATGGCATGTTGCAATTGTTGGCAAACCACATGTCATGGACTCGATGACAGTCAGGCCAAACGCTTCATAGAATGCAGGCtaaaaaacaattcaaaaGCAGTTTTAGTTGTCTGCAAGCACATGGCTGTCCTTTACAAATAGTGGAAACTATTGCTGCTGGAAGCTCAGATTAGAAACATCACAGTAGAATATGACAGGGTATGTATACACATACCTGCACAAAGGCTCCCTTGGTGTCACAAATGTATCGGTACAACTCCCCATTGCGGACGCGGTTCATCTGAGCTGAGATCCACCGGATATGTCCCTTCAACTTGTACTGGTCAATGAGATCATACATCCTCTTGAACTCAGCCTGCTCCTCCCTATCCTTGGACTGATTGCCATGGTCACCAGCAACAATCACAAGGTTTGCCAAATCCCTGAGATGTGCATTCTTACCATACATCTCAACCAGACCTGTCATGTTCTTTACTCGGTCAAGACGAGCCATGGAGAAGATGACTGGCTTGTTCCTGTCCTTCAAGACAAACCTGTAGAgaatttaaacataaactttatgcTCAAACAGAAGAGTATGTACTCCAGTCTAGATATCAATATTCATACACTAGAAACTAAGTGATTGTTCaggggagaaaaaaacattGAAGTAACTATTGTAAAACACCTCAGGCACAACAGTTGTAGTCTATGGTTTGATTATTGCCAAAGTTGCTCACAACTAACCTTAGGCAATGTGTGGCATGGTACAAAAGTGTGGGCATGAAATTGTTGGCCACAAGTATTCCATAGTTGACCTAAAAGTTTAGCGAACGGCATGTGGATCCAAAGTACAGAAAAGTGTGGCAAGCCTAAGTTGTGGCAGTGAAGCAAACACCTGCCTGACTATTGCATGACTAAAGCGTGTGTCGCGTGGCAAGGAGAGGCAACGAACTAAACACCCTTTAAGAATACAAATCTACAAAGTTCTAGTCATATAAGTTGGTAGATTAAAGAGCCAGGATAGATAGACCAGACACACAGATCAGTATTTAGTTGTTTGGGGCATGGCAGGTAAATAACAGGGATGCAACCAGTAGTTCAGTACTCACTTGTGTTCATCGTTCTCGACATCGCTGTAGAGAAGCTCCTCAATTTCAGGGTGGAAGGCAGTGAGTCTCTTGTCAGTCTCGGTGTATGGGAAGTAGACACTCATGTCAGCTCCAGGAGAGACAATGTTGAACTTGGGATCAAATACATCTATGCCATGCACAACCCGGTAAAGCCCAGGAAGGGTGAATGCAATGTGTGACTCATACTGCCCCACAGTGTCCTTGctgaagaaacagaggaatcAAGCATCAGACTCTTTTAGTTCTTGCAACAATGCAGCGGCATTCTACTGCTCAATAATACAATTTTACCTTCCAGCTATTTCTTGGAATGTACTGGTGATGATGAAATCTGTGTGATTCATGGCGATAAGATCAGCAGTGAATTGGCACGAGAAGTGGTACTGGCTGTCAAATTTGTCCAAGTATATGTCTGAGTTGGGGTACTTGGTTTTCTCCAAGGCATGGGCAATGGTACACTGCATCCATGTACAAGAGAAATCATAAGTAATtgctttaatgaaaaaaatttaaaacataagTAATTggtttaatgaaaaaaatttaaggacTGATTTACACCCAAACATACCTGGGTAACTCCTAATTTGTGCGCCAGCAGAGTGGCGACAAGGTTGCCGTCACTGTAGTTGCCAATGATGAGATCAGGTTTGGCCTGCATTTCCCTCATGATTTCATTTGCAACATCCTGCAGCAAAAAAGGTTGAGCTCTCAGAATTCATGGGATATGCTCAACTCTAAAAGATGTTCAGTCAAATAATCCATTTACCTCAGTGTATGTCTCCAGGAATGGCCAGACATCAAAACGAGAGATCCACTTGCGGAGGATACCATTCTCACTTCTGAATGGAACACGAATAATGTCAGTGTGCTCAGTTCCAATAACCTTCTCCAACCGCTGACCGCATGTGGTCCCAACAGCATCAGGCAATAGCCTGGTTACCTGCATCAAGTAAAATCATGTTCCCACATTACTTTACAATTCACAGTGAGAAGTGcttaaaacttaaaacatCCAAGATCGCCATCTCAGACATACAATGAGGATCTTAGGTGTGATATCAAGGCCTTGCTGCTTGATCCTCAGAAGCATCTCATTCTCCAAAGCTCGGACTTGGTCCAAAATGTACACGACCTGCAAACAACACAATAGCAGGTCAAAATTAGAAACATTAGAAGTACggtataaaaggaaaaaaaatgttttaaaaactCTACCTGACCACCAGTATCAGGGTATCCCAACACATTGGATTGGGCAAAGTATCCATGCGGAGACAAGATAACAACATTGAACATCATTGGAATAGTTCCAAGGAACTTCTCCAAGTTTGCCGGATCAGGGGCCTCAAGAAGGTCGAGGAGCAAGTGGATCGTGTCAAGCACACGCTTTGCGCAGTCACCCCAACCCTTCTCCAAGCCGAGTTCTTGGAACCTATATACAAATCATGTATCACATTATCAGGAACTATTCCATTTGCAGAAGTTTAACATAGGCTATATGGTAGGGATAAATGGGATAAATGATAAAGTAATCACCTGTGGTTGAACTCCGAGTAGGGCGTGTCTTGAGGGATGCCCACCAGATATTCTTCTGCCTTTCTAAGGGATGATTGGAGCCCACGAAGGCTCTGAATTCTGTCATTCAGCATCATTGTCTGCAATAGAAGACAATACATTATGATTGAGAAAGTTCAGGTCCTGACATTTAGTGGAACTTCATAGAATGTCAGGTCTCTAAAAGACTAGCATTTAAAGCAATTCACACAAGAAAATACATGCTGTGTAAAAGCATTTGGTAGTTTCTGCATATCGGAAGCTTACCGTGCCCTTGTGGTTATGAGCTTTCAGGAAGTTCAGCAAGGGGTAGAGGCTCTCCTTGTCCTGGAACAGCTTGGAGGACAGGTGACGGTTAAGGAACTGTACCCCATTTCCGATGGACTTGGACATGGATGGGCGTGGAAAGGAAGCATTGAAGGGCTCAAAATCAAGCTCCAGAACAAAGTTGCTGTTGGCTCTGTTTAAGAAAAAGAGATATTGCATTCATACATTGATATTTTGCCACAATTAAAATGTGCATATTGTCGTTCTGGAACTTACTGTCCATCAACAAGCTGCTCCTTGAATGCCAAGTACTCAGAAACACTCAGCTCCTCCACAGCCAACTCACTTACATTCACCCGAATGTAGTCCCAGACACCAGGCCTTGGCCTAATGGCCAGTGCAACCCAGGGGGGCAACACAATGGCTTCCTACATGTAGTCAAGGAAGTTAAATTAGAAGGGCTAGTAGATGACTTTTAGTTGCCTTTTGAGTTGAATAAAGACTAGTAGATGACTTTGAGTTGACTATCATCGGCCGTCGCCAAGCTGAAATAGGTTCATTGCCAATTTTACCTGAGCAGCACGCAGAATGTCTTCAAAGGGAGCATATTTCTCTTTGTCAGCTTCGATCAAGGCATCAAACTCAGCAAGCAGCTGGTGACGCTGGAGCATTCCCTTTCCCTGGTTAACATACCTGCATAGAGCGACATGCTGACATTTCAGAAATAGAACCAATGCTTAGATTGCTCATCCTTCCAGTTGCTGAACTATGTTAATGACGGTACCATATAATACATATGTATACTGATTTTAGCTATGGACATACAAAATTTCAACACCATCCAcgattaaatatgttttagctCATCAgagattattatatatatacatcataaCCATTTTAGGAAGATGGGCTATATAAAACCGAAGGAATGCATCAACTTATCAGCTAATAATATGTAACAAATTCTCATTTCACATCTGGATTTACTAAGAACTAATCAATTATATGGATAAAATCAGTAAGAATTCAACAATTTCCAGTAGCAGATTCAAAGAGATACAAGATCTTCACCTAGAAAAGAGTGCAATCAACTCATTGGGATGAGATGAGAAGGTGGCACCAAGGCGTTCCCGGAGACTGTGGAGACGAGCTAGCTTAGCAGCCATGACTCACAACTTCAGGACCCCAGAACTGCAAAGCAAGGCACAGATTAGCAGTTAGCAACACATATCAAAACCACTTACTTGCACAAGAATAATTCGTCAATAGCCATCACTAAGCATTAGGTACTAAATCTAAACCAGAAAACCACGCTAAATCAACAATAATCGGCACCAAACAAAAGCATGAAAAGATCATAACATAACTAAAAACATATGTTTTCCTCTGAAAGGACTGAAGCAGCCATCGTTTAGGAACGGAGTCAACTGAGCGTTGTGAACCAAAGTGCCGAGCATCGATCCTACACAAAACTAAAGGCATGTAGTCTGCACCAAGATACTTGTTCTTTTGCACCAAGATAAAAGAACCAACTTTATAATTGGATTAGTCGGTTTTAGAGTATTAGCACTACATAGGTCCTAAtccaaaaggaaataaaagtCCATGAAGAGGAGGTGGTTTGGCTACAGATTTAGCACAGATAACAGCAAGTTCTCGATGTCATGAATCCGTCAAGCGGGGAGatcaaagagagagaagatggAAGACCAAAAACCCGAAGGATTCtctcagtaaaaaaaaaacgtttttttttactagctCGTAATCCACCGACAGGCAAAAGATTAAGCAGAACACAAGTGATAAGCAAGATGTCAACGATCTATGGATCGACAAAATCACTAAGGCCAAATGATTCTAACTGCACCAAGTTGAAATATTTTGGGGGGAAAGAACTCTGCACTGCGTGGTGAGCTACGTGGCAGCAGAGCTAAAGCTCGAGGATTTGAGGTTTTTGACAGCTTTCCTCTTCCCCCAGTCATTCATCTCTGCACCCCCCAATCCCTTCATAAACCCCACTAAAGCACAACAGAAAGCTCTCCTGATTCAGATTTACAGACAGACTGAAACCCAAGAACATGTCAGCAAAAACTCAGGCAAGATTTCAGCTGACGACCCACCAAAAGAATCACACGAGGCGCAGATTAGCATTAGAAATG contains the following coding sequences:
- the LOC102705920 gene encoding sucrose synthase 2; protein product: MAAKLARLHSLRERLGATFSSHPNELIALFSRYVNQGKGMLQRHQLLAEFDALIEADKEKYAPFEDILRAAQEAIVLPPWVALAIRPRPGVWDYIRVNVSELAVEELSVSEYLAFKEQLVDGQANSNFVLELDFEPFNASFPRPSMSKSIGNGVQFLNRHLSSKLFQDKESLYPLLNFLKAHNHKGTTMMLNDRIQSLRGLQSSLRKAEEYLVGIPQDTPYSEFNHRFQELGLEKGWGDCAKRVLDTIHLLLDLLEAPDPANLEKFLGTIPMMFNVVILSPHGYFAQSNVLGYPDTGGQVVYILDQVRALENEMLLRIKQQGLDITPKILIVTRLLPDAVGTTCGQRLEKVIGTEHTDIIRVPFRSENGILRKWISRFDVWPFLETYTEDVANEIMREMQAKPDLIIGNYSDGNLVATLLAHKLGVTQCTIAHALEKTKYPNSDIYLDKFDSQYHFSCQFTADLIAMNHTDFIITSTFQEIAGSKDTVGQYESHIAFTLPGLYRVVHGIDVFDPKFNIVSPGADMSVYFPYTETDKRLTAFHPEIEELLYSDVENDEHKFVLKDRNKPVIFSMARLDRVKNMTGLVEMYGKNAHLRDLANLVIVAGDHGNQSKDREEQAEFKRMYDLIDQYKLKGHIRWISAQMNRVRNGELYRYICDTKGAFVQPAFYEAFGLTVIESMTCGLPTIATCHGGPAEIIVDGVSGLHIDPYHSDKAADILVNFFEKCKQDATYWDKISQGGLQRIYEKYTWKLYSERLMTLTGVYGFWKYVSNLERRETRRYIEMFYALKYRSLASAVPLAVDGESTSK